The DNA segment AATTTCATCTTCATTATTtattcttataataataataataatattattattattattatttttatttttccgtCTTGGGACATGATAACTTGTTGTCCTTGTCATGTTTGGCGTGGCGAGCGGGTGGACCACTGAATGCTGATGGCCCTGCTTTAAGTACGATGGTGTCGACCCATATAGCTTTCCTTTGGTCCACCTTACCAATATTATATCATATACATCTAACATCTGGAAGCGAACTCGATAGAAAAATAGCTGAACCCTCGCCCAATCTTTTTACCTATCAGCAGAGATATGGCCAAAACCTCTCCTCGTTTGTCTCAAAACAGAAATCTAAGATCAACAGCTTTCTCGAAGCACAGGTATTTGATATTGCTTATTTAATGCATTTAGGTATGcgtaagtttaatgtatgcaatttgATCGCCTTCCCTTTCGGCCACTGTTGCCTGCCCCTCCATCCGTCGATTAAATTAGATAGATTTAGCACATCAACGTCGACAAAGGCTGTCACGTTCAAATTCATACGAGACGGGAAGTTGTCAGACTTCTTTAGAATACAAGAAGCACTGCGAGCCTTCTTCAACATCGAGAAAGCTATTAACCGAGCGATGCATCGAGTTAAACACAAAGTTGGGTATTTTAAGGTATTAATCGGTAATCTTCTCTCGCCTTTATTATGATTCTGAAAGAGTTCTCCATGTTACAACTTTTTTAttcaattaaaagaaaaaagagacttCTTTTTTCCATAAACGTATTGGCATCTTCATGCTACTATCTGTAATCTAGACGAACCTTGGATGAACGTGTGTTCAGAAGTTGACGAAATTTCTGCAGCCCACATCGAGCTCCACGGACGGTGGGCTGCACTCTGGTGGAACTTGTGATCTACACACTAGTACCGCCGACGCATGTCACGATGACGAAGTGACTTTGGTCGCATTGCTGGTTCAGATCGATGGCCTCGAGGCCAGTTGAGGCGAGAAGGAATCAGAAGGCCACCGCCTCGTGTAGTGGCTTTGTATTCCTGCGAGCTTTTTGCTTGTGGAAACTCGTACGACTCTGCACCACCAAAAGAGCGAGCCTCGACCGTTTGGTGGCCATGGCGTGATGAGCAGTTGGGAGGAAGGTGAAGTGAGGCCGAGAAAAGCTGATGGTGGTGGGTGGATAAGTGCTCACGCAACCACTGTGCGCAGAGCCTTCTTAGGACAGACACACGGAGAGGGCTCGGGACCGCTGTGTCACGCAATCCTATTTGAAGTGGCCCAACCACTAGGTCAGAACCAGTCGGCAGGAAAGATGAACGTTCGAGTGTTACAGCCACAGAGATGGTGGAAGTGGTAGCGACGCCATGAGAAACAAAACGACCCTTCCCGTCCTTGCTCTTTCGCTTCGACCGCTTTTTCTGATAACGACCACTTGAGGAGTCCTTCGTTTGTGTTCGATGATGATGCGGAAACGAAAAGAAATCCTGTTTATGCATGGTTGGTGCGGGCTGACCAACGCATGAGAATTCTATCTCTCATGCTCGTCGACATGAGAATTCTATCCGGACAGAACATTGTTCATTCTATCCCATGGATCATTTTTCAGAACAAGCTCATCCCATATAAACATGAAGGCACGTTCAACTTTCTGCCCCGGCCCGTAAAACTCTAGCCCACATTCCTACGTTCCCACTCTGGACTTGTACAAAGGCTCTTCTTAACAGGTATATGGTCTCCGTTCATGAAAAAGCTGCTAGCAGCGAGACAAATGCCCAGTCAACGGATGTGCTGTCTGAGACACGGGTGAGATAGATTAACGCAGATGTTGCATAGAAAGAAAAAGGCCGAATAGAGTGAGGGACGGGATGCAGCTTGTTATCTGCAACTGCTGCAAGTCCTCTCGAGAGATACAGTAACTATCGAGAAATCTAGGCTTTTAGAGTTTGTGGATCACGATCTGACTGGTCGAATCATGTCATGTTGCATCAGAAGCCTGGGGTCAATCAAGCTCGGTCTGTGAGTTGCTGGAATCTCAGCGTTTCGATGGGTCGTGCACGGCTCACCCTACGTTACTGCTGCGCAAGAGAAGGGGAACTTTGGTCGCATGTTCTTGCACATGTGCTACAGCACGATATATAGTGTCTCTAGAAAAAGATTCCAAGCTACTTTAAActgtagaaattttttttaatatatatatattatattctaaTTTCTGTGGGTTAAAACTGAGTGAGCCTTCATATTCATGTGAAAAACGAGTCTAAATAATTTGAAAAGGGAAATTGCTTTTATTACCTCCTCCAAAATGTGAGTGTCTCCCCCAAATCGCTTTCCATTTATAGAAAACCACATTCCAGGAGTTGCACTGGCACACACCGCACACGTGTCCAGGCCATAAGCCCTGCCTTggatttcttctctctctctctctttccacgCGATCGTTCCTTGTCGGTTACTATATTTAGGCGAAAGATACTTTTGGTGCGCAGCTCAGCATCGGACGACGCAGCACTCAGCCATCGCATGACTGTGATTATTGTAGATAACATAATAGTGGTCAAGTCACTTTCCATAAAGTTAATTACATTAAAACCCACTTTCTGAGACTAAAGGCATCGGAATATTAAAACCTTACGCATCACTTCATTCTCCACCGTTGTCTTCCAGCGGGGTGGTCGGTTCCATGTCCTTGTCCTCGTCGATGATTTGAAGCACTACGCATCCACTTCGTTTACTTTTTATACACTCTCTGGTCCTCTTTAGGTGAAACGATGATCCCCAAGGTTACAGTGCATCGCACTCACGCATGGCACCCGCCTTTCTCTTTTGTATGGGTCGGCTTGCTGCTGCAGTAGCTTCCAAGCCACTTTGATAGCCGCGAATATGTCACTACGGCTCCTCTTGTTTCGAAGAAAAGCCAGTCCCCTCTCTTCGTTAGACTACGACAGAACGTGGTGGTTCCCTTGAAGAATAAATGTTCCTCCCATCCCTCGCCTCCCTGCACGTACCAACATACTTAAGCGTCTAATATCAATTTCAAGAAAGAAGGCAACCAAATAGTCTTACACTACATATACATCGGGCTTTGTTTGAAATAAGTAAAGAGTTGAGGACACCCAGTAGCACCACCACTGCTTTATTCTTCAAGCAGCCGGTTCTCTGAAAACAATGCTTATTCTAtggtggttgatggcttaaatctCAAGCATGCTGCGGTGTTGCCATCTCGATGACTTGCACGCGCTGAAGTCAGtctcggagagagagagagagagagagagagagtcgcttATGGCTACTATCTAAGCTCCTAATGCTCCATGGAGAAAGTACTGTCTCTCCACTTTTTCTACGTTTAACTTAAAACTGAGAGTCCAGTGGGATTCGCCTTGTCACGTTTAAAGAATTGACTCTCCAACGCACCCGATCTCTCACCCGTTCTTCGCCAACCAACGCTGCTGGTTGCATTCCATTCCGAAGCCTCGCTTCTTATCTATCTATGCGCTCggagaaggaggagaaggagaagaaggaaaggaagaatttGCGACGGAGTTCAGGGAAGTTTTCCATCATGGTCTTCGTGGCTCCCAAGAAGCTCACTGTCCTCCTAATTATCGTCTTGGCTTCACTTCCATCCATTGCATTGGCAGGCAAGTCTTTTGGGTAATTTCCATTCTCCTAGCGTAATAGGCTCCATGCTGGTTAGAGTAATGCAGAGAACAATACATTCTGCAATATGATCAAGTCGAAGCACACACCAAAATTAGTTTACTTGACAGGTTCACCTGATTTTTTTTCTTGTCGCTATTACGGACACAGCCTTCGTTAACAAACATAAACTTGTCCTTCGCTAATCGAGAAGGACAAGTTTCTCCtacttcttttttgtttctttcgtTTGAACCGAGGACTACTTACTAAAAGAAGCATCAAGAGCGTGGAAATGAAAgcagaaggaagaagaaacaagGGCTCAGAATAGATGAAGGAGAAGTTTGATATATGGCGCGCTTAAACAGCTTTAATCACGCATCCAATATCAAAACCATCTTTTATAAGTAGCGTTTAATATCTGTACCTTTTTCTGCTTCTCGTAAAAATGACAAATGCTACGCAGAGATAGTCATCATCAAATAAACCGATCATAATATGTTTCTTAACCCTTTCTTTTAGACTTTAGTAAGCTCCTCAATACGTGTAGTAAGCATATCTTGATGGATCCTTTATAAATGTTTAGCTTCTTTTCTCTAGCTACTACCTCATATACGTCTCGCAAGCTCCTCAATGCTATCTATATATGAAGTATGAGGTACTAGAAAAAAAGAAGCTAATGCATTTATTAAGGATCTACCAAGAATCCAGAATCAGAAGCTAAGCACTTTGTATATGGAACGCTCGCTAGTTTTCCATTTCCAGTGTGTAAGATGCAGCTTTCTTTTTCTAGGAGAATATAACGAAAATGTATGGATGGTCACCCACCCCAAGTGACAACATCCACACCGTCAACGAAACAGCTATAAACTTTGAGAACATTTACTCGCAAACTAcattcttgatatgattttttattattattttaacttTAAATTGTAGTAACGTATGAGGAAAAATATTCAATAGGTTTTGTATGCACGCTTCATTTGTAATGGATTTTGCAGGGCGGCAAACAAGGATTTTTGGTAAATACGCAGCACCAGCGGGGTCCACGATGAAGGTAGATATCCGTCAAATCTAATTATAATTCTGAGGTATATACGTACATACCGATGATGACTAAGAAACAGAACGAGAGGCAAACGAGAATTGTGAAGTAGAGAGAGGTGTGGTTCCAGTAGATCACACAAACTCCTAAAATCATGCCAAaagaagagccaagtaagaaggCGTTAGCCAGAGGAAAAATCCTTGTTTTGCGTCTTCTCACTTGAGTGATTACGTATCACTAGTTAGACAATTTCAGTTTATCTTTCttcttatatttcttttgacaaagCTTTTTTGCATTGACGGCAGGATTTATCCAAGCATGGGTTGCACCAGCAACAAATCTCCATTGTTCATTACAGGATTCTCAAAGTCAATACAAAAGACTACGGAAGCTACGATCCTTCTCCATCTCTTTCCAAGCCTCCTTTCAAGCTCATACCCAACTGATCTAATCGAAGTTGCTTGGTCTTGGGGAACAACACTTGGTtacttcgagctaatgctttcatTATATGTGATCTATAGTTAAGTACTGTTTGGTTCCTAAGATATGTATCGGAAGTTACTGTCTTGAGATACAAATTTATGCTCATGTCCCTTCCGTTTCCATGTGAATATGTCATGTGTGATGAAGCAAAATGTATTAGATGCTACAATGGATGATCTAAGTTACCCACACATTATTCTTACAATAAACCTCTTTGCTTTACATGTACTTGGATTAGATCATTCCATGAACATGGAAGAAGGTTTCAATTGCTTTCGAACCGTGGTTTTCAATTTTGCTTCAatgatgtttatatatatatatatattaacaggATAAATAAAGTACTTAGTCGGTTCCTATCCTAGTCCAAAAACAAGTGCTTGCCTTCTTACGGGTATTAAAAAATTCGAGCGATTTCCCCTGGATTAAAAAATGTCAAGAGACGTTTGAGAAGTTGAAACTTGCCAAGTTGTCATGACTCTCATCCATTCCACGTGAGGTTCTTAACCTCTATTTTGCTACCATGGAGCAAGCTACTAGCTCGATAATGGTGTGAGACAACTCGTGAGTCAAAAGACTCATTTATTATGTCAACCATATACTAAGTGGAGTCGAGGAGTGATACCTCTCTAACGAGAGGTTGGCTTTTATGCTTGTATTGGTGGTAAGAAAGCTTCATCCTTATTTTTAAGTGCATCCTATACAGGTGATCATCAATCAactactcaaacaaatccttgcactATTTGATATCTCAGGACAGATGTTAAGATGGTTGGTAGAGCTGGATGAGTTCGACATCTAATATATATCGAGGGTTGCCATTAAGGCTCAAGCGTCAATGGATTTCATATTGGACTTGACACCCTAGCCCTAGGATGAAGCCGACAAGCATGGACCCTGTTCGTAGACAACTATATCACATTTGAAAGGGGTGGCACTAGACTTATCCTAAAAGGCCCATACAAGTAGATATATGTGGAAGCTTTAGTTGCGAGTTCAAAATCTCCAATAATGAGGTTGAATATGAAGTATTTCTCTTAGGGCTTTGACTCGCCCGAGAACTCTAGGTGTAGGAGTTAACAATGTTTAGTAATTCATAACTAGTCATGAGCTAAGTTGACAAGAGCTATAAGGCAAAAGATGAAAAAAATGGAGAAGTACCTTACCGAGATGTAATGTTTAGCCCAAAGCTTCTCCTGACTCAATATATTATATGTACCTTGTGTAGAAAATACCCAAGTTGATGCATTAGCCAGGTTAGCCTTCAACCAAGCCCCAAGGGAGGGCTGGCTAGTAGTCGAAATGCTACGTACTCAAACCATTAAAGATTATGACATGGCCATAACTGAGGAGGaacatgctagtcataagtgtcctgtaagccaatcacgtgaatgataacacgtgtgacttgacacacgacttttttgtttattattattatttgatattttatcattttatattacttgttacttgaatatattgtgatggcaatggatctgtacaataggaatcagatcatgatgagattacgataatatgaccgattcgcctttaaatagagatactaaataatcctggttatagattactcgagagggacatcgagaaggGCACAAGTTAGAGTAGCGATCGGGTTTTCTGGAACGCTGCAGATGTGGATATATAGGCCAGGCTTCTATTAGCTAGAAGGGCACAAGGTGGGATGGTTCTCTCACCAAAAGGGAGGGGAGATGCTTGGGTTCTCGTCATGCTGTTCCTCTGGAAGATTTCCAGAGGTGGTGCGGGGAGCCCACAAAAGAGGAACTCCCATCGTGCAATCACTCTGGACTTGATCGGGGCCGGCAGTTCGATCTCCTGTTGGCCCATGCATGCATCTGTTTCCAAAAAGACTCGTTCCAGTCCATGCATGGGCACCGATGGAGTTGGATTTGCCGCTCGTAATACAAATAAAACACATCCACCAAATCAACATCAAAGTTAGAAGAGGAGAAAACCAGAAAGATGGGAAAACTTGAATACTTCCACGATGCCATATTCTACCGTCAAGTGAAACGAGCCATGCCAACCGACAAAACCTCGTGCCCGTTTTCTGTCCATTTATAcatacgtgtgtgtgtgtgtgaaatgcATAGAACTCGTGATGTTCTAGTCTTGAATGACCTCTGTTCCTGGAACGGATGGGGCCAATCCTCCCGTGTAATCATCTTTCGTTCTGCTTTGTCCGGATTCCAATTAAGAGATTTAATTGAGACACAAATATCGCTCGAATATTTACTTGGAAACGTACGAAATGTACGTGTAAACAGCAGTTTGGTCGGCATGGAGATGGGGAAAGTAGAGCAGCCGATCATGCGATGGGAGGGAAGGAGCGTGAGTTGGTGTCGTCGCACGCAAGCACCAAATTAACTCTTGCGCTGCCTTCCTCCCATCGGTACGCTGTCCACACAATCGCACCGCGTGCTCGGTGGGATCTTTccttttggatatatatatatatatatatatatatatatatatatatatatatatatatatatatatatatatatatcgtgatcTTAAACCAAATCAGCACCTTATTTTGCATTAATCCTAGTGCAGTTAGATGATGTTACTTATCATCATTCATTTACACAATTCATAAGCAATTACGTCAACATCCGAAACATACGGACGTACGGACTTAAGCTTGCCATCGCCTTCAAAGCAAAAGACAGCATCAACACATGAATTTATCTATTTTTGAAGAGATTTTACTTACCCCCACCTCTTCAAACTACAAAAGCCATACATCAGAAGCAGAGGTGAATGGCTTGTGTACCGATCAAGACTTGCTCTCCTGATAGGTGGCATAGTCGAGGAGGAAGTTTCCTGTGTTGACTCAACACTGCAATGGAGTCGACAATTCCACCGTCTAAGCTGTGGAGTGGTTCTTGAGATGAGGCTTTCGAGTGCCACTGGAGACACGTCCGACCTCTCTGTATAGCTTCTGCTTGTTTTTCTGGTTAGAGTTGGCCAATTGGTTCCTCGGAAACTGCGATCAAAGAGAAGAGGCAAAACTTATCGACCATACGTTCGTTATATGAGAAGtgaatacatatcaagtggtcaGTAGGGAGAAATAGGCCACGGGTCTAAAGCTGCATGCGTAGATTCCCCAGCTGGTGAACGCACCTTTTGCCCATGCTTTCCTGCAAGAAATGTCAGTACTTGCGATCGGCAAGTAAGGCAGTAGGTCACATGAAGGCTTCTCGTTATTGTCGTTGTTTGAAGTTGGAGATCCGACACCATGTGGTTCTATGCAGAACGATGCGTCCAATATCGAGGAGGGAATCTAACTGGGCCACCTTGGTCTACTTGGTCTTTTTACCAGCGTACGGGAACCGGAGTACGATGCAGGAGAGTTAAGTACCAGTGCATTCCTTGACCACACCGACTCTCGTCAATGGCGTCTCATAGGGAGAAAATATCAACTCATCTACAAATGGAAGATGATCATAATGCATATTATGAGCTTTATTGTATGTATACTCTTGCAGTCGAGGAATCGTGATGACGTTGTGTCACTATTTTTACTTGACTAACATTTTTATATTTTGGTCAGACTTTTTGTTCGTCGTGTATGCCAAACACGTCACAAACACATGTTTGATAGTCCCGACGATTTATAATCTTTAATTAGAAAAAGCTTTGTACTTTCGAATATGGATTTTTAGCAGCTCCGTGGTTTTCCGAATAATCATCGTAACCTAAGTAGGCATTAGAGGTAAGACTTGACATGAAACATTTTTCTAAAGATGACAATTATTATCTAAAAATTAAATTTACTACAAAAAATGAAATGCGAAAAAATTGAAGGAAGGGGTCCCATCTGAAGTAGGAAACATCTTTATAACAGAGTTGATTGCAAAATATACTATACAAAATATTTATATTGACTAATAGTTATAACCACAGTTCTTTCGTCCTTTCGGTGCATCATTCGTATGCATGACCCCCACccaccaaaaaaaaaacaaaaaagaaggggGAGGTCCTACAGGAGTCGAGTCCTTTTTAGTGTAAATGTTTTGCATGGGCATCTGATGCTTATGTTGACCAAGATCATCAAAGAGGAGATATTGTTTCCAGAGAATGGTGTGCATGCATCACTCATCTATACGTGAAAAAGCATGACTAGAATACATCGCATGGTGGGACAGAATTCAAACCTTTCCTCGCTTTGGAGCCGGCTGGGAAATCTAAAAGCATCACTCAtctcttccacagccatccaatgACCTAAATTTCCACAAATTCGTTTGCCGTGTTATACTTTTGGTTGGTAGATCTGATTAGTTCGTCCCCGTCGGTATATTACGATCTATGCTTGACCACAATGTGGATGGGgctttcaaaaatgaatgccaagA comes from the Musa acuminata AAA Group cultivar baxijiao chromosome BXJ1-10, Cavendish_Baxijiao_AAA, whole genome shotgun sequence genome and includes:
- the LOC135595048 gene encoding protein CASPARIAN STRIP INTEGRITY FACTOR 1-like yields the protein MRSEKEEKEKKERKNLRRSSGKFSIMVFVAPKKLTVLLIIVLASLPSIALAGRQTRIFGKYAAPAGSTMKDLSKHGLHQQQISIVHYRILKVNTKDYGSYDPSPSLSKPPFKLIPN